One window from the genome of Leptospira levettii encodes:
- a CDS encoding ABC transporter ATP-binding protein, with the protein MNYAVDVKNLKKSYKQGSLTIPVLQNLHIKIPAKQFVTLMGPSGSGKSTLLNILSAIETADEGSVQIFGQEMVGASEGKLTEYRRDQIGIVFQFFHLFPYLTAVENVSIPLLLAGKSKKFAERKSREILDVVGLNHRWNFTPKEMSGGEKQRVSIARSIVHEPKIIFGDEPTGNLDSKSSEQVLELFQKCVSELGITVFIVTHNEEIGKSGNSNYHMLDGSLIKK; encoded by the coding sequence ATGAATTATGCAGTTGATGTAAAAAATCTGAAAAAAAGCTACAAACAAGGTTCCCTCACAATACCTGTGTTACAGAATCTCCACATAAAAATTCCTGCAAAACAATTCGTTACACTCATGGGTCCGTCTGGGAGTGGAAAATCCACCTTGTTAAATATCCTTTCTGCCATCGAGACCGCTGATGAAGGAAGTGTTCAAATTTTTGGTCAAGAAATGGTAGGCGCATCTGAAGGTAAGCTAACAGAATACAGGAGAGACCAAATAGGAATCGTTTTCCAGTTCTTTCATTTATTTCCCTATCTCACGGCAGTGGAAAATGTCTCAATCCCCCTCCTCCTAGCGGGAAAGAGTAAAAAATTCGCTGAGAGAAAATCTAGGGAAATTTTGGACGTAGTTGGATTAAACCATCGATGGAATTTTACACCAAAAGAAATGTCTGGAGGCGAAAAACAAAGAGTTTCGATTGCCAGATCGATTGTTCATGAACCGAAGATTATTTTTGGTGATGAGCCCACTGGAAATCTAGATTCAAAATCTTCCGAACAAGTTTTAGAATTATTCCAAAAATGTGTCTCTGAGCTAGGGATAACTGTTTTTATAGTAACTCACAACGAAGAAATCGGAAAATCAGGAAATTCAAACTATCATATGTTAGATGGATCTTTAATCAAAAAATGA
- a CDS encoding proton-conducting transporter membrane subunit has product MLEDKRISILRSFVVGIAALSPLLILIITNEDILSVDFPILVGLFIQAYIGFSSFMLVQSYEPKEKNKVTVGYAVFWSALGICYISGKSLMMPIALEITSFSTILIYSGTEYGKKQIESLGSLLLASGISALFLSAWVMLPDGDNIGIILLLIGLLIKSGFSGFHIWLPKVNEGGPSHALGSFAGVLEIFPLLLFYRYVLPNQLDPIIYQVLFPLAALGIFFGGITSFFHKDPKISLAYSSIESLNFLWLCLIITGMFQFSGDTDLMNLSNSFRILFFLSLLHHSFSKTFQLFSIGMVSRLINSNNSDELKGIGRLLGISPLLLGAGTFSYAVLPGTIGFVSEATYFYLNARILDLPIGRSVFLLPSMIFIFFGIVLGGFTHIKLYITMFLSIPRNNMNLLPFGDMQKRWLYISLLSLAFTIYLFPLALPLFVELPMLKPFADQQLIDWFWNISFVSMVTILIIMFFYFYDRWNRVKISDLKRKTWDCGGGYSGHELSVPSTVFSKPLKNSLGRYFVNKMGDSIVDNLIINSLTFIFNFGTKFVSSTNEPKEEDISKYLAISSMFLIFIFSLLIFGDFKG; this is encoded by the coding sequence ATGTTAGAAGATAAACGTATATCGATTTTGAGATCTTTCGTTGTTGGGATTGCGGCTTTGTCACCACTCCTCATTCTAATCATAACTAACGAAGATATTTTATCTGTCGACTTCCCTATATTAGTTGGTCTTTTTATCCAAGCTTACATAGGATTTTCATCGTTTATGCTTGTCCAATCATATGAACCAAAGGAGAAAAATAAAGTAACAGTTGGTTATGCAGTTTTTTGGTCTGCATTGGGTATTTGTTATATCTCTGGTAAATCATTGATGATGCCGATAGCTCTTGAAATCACCTCATTTTCGACCATTCTGATTTATTCGGGTACCGAATATGGGAAAAAACAAATCGAGAGTTTAGGATCTTTACTTTTAGCGTCAGGTATTTCTGCTTTATTTTTATCTGCTTGGGTGATGTTACCAGATGGTGATAATATTGGAATTATATTATTGTTAATTGGACTTCTAATTAAATCTGGATTCTCTGGTTTTCATATTTGGTTACCTAAGGTAAATGAAGGAGGACCGTCACATGCTCTCGGATCTTTTGCAGGTGTTTTAGAAATATTTCCTTTATTATTATTTTATCGTTATGTCCTACCGAATCAGTTGGATCCAATCATCTATCAAGTATTATTTCCGTTAGCTGCCTTGGGTATATTTTTCGGTGGTATCACAAGTTTTTTTCATAAAGATCCAAAAATATCATTAGCATATAGTTCTATTGAATCACTTAATTTTTTATGGTTATGTTTGATTATAACGGGAATGTTTCAGTTTTCCGGTGATACCGACTTAATGAATTTAAGTAACTCATTTAGGATTTTGTTCTTTCTAAGTTTACTCCATCATTCTTTCTCGAAAACGTTTCAACTTTTTTCAATAGGAATGGTTTCAAGACTTATTAATTCAAACAACAGTGATGAATTGAAAGGTATCGGTAGATTACTTGGAATATCGCCGTTACTATTAGGAGCTGGCACTTTTAGTTATGCTGTATTACCAGGCACCATAGGTTTTGTTTCGGAAGCAACATACTTTTATTTAAATGCCAGGATATTAGATCTACCGATTGGTCGTTCAGTGTTTTTGTTGCCTTCAATGATTTTCATCTTTTTTGGAATCGTTCTCGGTGGATTTACACATATTAAATTGTATATAACAATGTTTTTGTCTATTCCACGGAACAATATGAACTTACTTCCGTTTGGGGATATGCAAAAACGTTGGTTATACATTTCTCTATTAAGTCTCGCCTTTACGATTTATCTATTTCCACTCGCATTGCCATTATTTGTTGAGTTACCCATGTTAAAACCGTTTGCCGATCAACAATTGATCGATTGGTTTTGGAATATTTCTTTTGTATCGATGGTTACAATTTTAATTATAATGTTTTTTTATTTTTATGATCGTTGGAATCGGGTGAAAATATCAGACTTAAAACGAAAAACTTGGGATTGTGGTGGGGGTTATTCGGGACACGAACTTTCAGTTCCTTCGACTGTTTTTTCCAAACCACTGAAAAATTCTTTGGGAAGGTATTTTGTGAATAAGATGGGAGATTCAATAGTTGATAATTTGATTATCAATTCTCTGACATTTATATTTAATTTTGGTACCAAATTTGTTTCTTCAACAAATGAACCTAAGGAAGAAGATATTAGTAAATATTTGGCGATTTCATCTATGTTTTTGATCTTCATTTTTTCACTACTAATTTTCGGCGATTTTAAAGGATAA
- a CDS encoding NADH-quinone oxidoreductase subunit H: METYIHFVYLVILFVCLPFLLTGIFRKVRAYAQGRRGPKVIQFYLEICKSFLKVPVVNNNFSSISKLAPRIVIYSSLMIWSIVLFEWAPFILIPFFLALYRFAYIGFAMEGATSFGGMASGREILLSVMVEPTFILMILAAQSHIEISETPQGILIGLLFLSLSFIAILAELAKPPFDDPRTHLELTMVHEAMILEASGRQLAFFELASSVKLSALLVFLVKLALEHSKLFKSKYLNGINQEFLILPAVVFLSILIGFWEANSVRRKWTWIPEFMGLAFIAILILGTLVKLS; the protein is encoded by the coding sequence ATGGAGACCTACATTCATTTTGTTTACTTAGTTATTTTATTTGTATGCCTTCCATTTTTGTTAACAGGTATTTTTCGCAAAGTAAGAGCATATGCACAAGGTAGGCGTGGGCCAAAAGTAATCCAATTTTATTTGGAAATTTGTAAATCGTTTTTGAAAGTTCCAGTTGTAAACAACAACTTTTCTTCTATTTCAAAGTTAGCTCCGAGGATTGTAATTTATTCATCATTGATGATATGGAGTATCGTTCTCTTTGAATGGGCACCATTTATTTTAATTCCATTTTTTTTAGCATTATATCGATTTGCTTATATTGGTTTTGCGATGGAAGGTGCAACTTCCTTTGGTGGCATGGCATCGGGTAGAGAAATTTTATTGTCAGTGATGGTAGAGCCAACTTTTATACTCATGATACTTGCTGCGCAATCCCATATCGAAATTTCAGAAACTCCTCAAGGAATATTGATAGGATTACTATTTTTATCATTATCCTTTATCGCAATTCTTGCGGAATTAGCAAAACCTCCATTTGATGATCCGAGAACTCATCTAGAGTTAACAATGGTTCATGAAGCAATGATTTTGGAAGCGTCTGGTCGACAATTGGCATTTTTTGAATTAGCTAGTTCTGTTAAACTTTCTGCATTACTAGTATTTTTAGTAAAGTTAGCATTGGAACATTCAAAACTTTTTAAATCCAAGTATTTGAATGGTATCAATCAAGAATTTTTGATTTTACCTGCAGTGGTGTTTTTGTCGATTTTGATAGGTTTTTGGGAAGCAAATAGTGTTCGAAGGAAATGGACTTGGATACCTGAATTTATGGGACTAGCCTTTATTGCTATTTTGATATTGGGAACACTAGTTAAACTTTCATAG
- a CDS encoding formate hydrogenase, protein MIYDFVYLLLLLSGIVVLVENRLSRIILFLSLQGFLLIFPVIQTHEGDWQHAISLIMLVVLFKGLLTPWILNWTANKSKMNESTTPRFGYLATLLFMVLGLVLAVKITDGVPLLSIPVHKIALIYVILLVYVGILCFVVRRNWLALIAGFCVFENGIFVLTMVLDKGLPFGLEFGSFLDAILVIVSGGILQLSPHMHVKERKL, encoded by the coding sequence ATGATATACGATTTTGTTTATTTATTATTACTATTGTCTGGGATTGTTGTCTTAGTTGAAAACCGATTAAGTAGAATTATTTTATTTTTAAGTCTTCAAGGTTTTTTATTGATCTTTCCTGTAATACAGACACATGAAGGTGATTGGCAACATGCCATCTCTCTGATTATGTTGGTTGTACTTTTTAAAGGATTGTTGACTCCATGGATTTTAAATTGGACTGCGAATAAATCAAAAATGAATGAGAGTACGACCCCACGTTTTGGTTACTTAGCAACACTATTATTTATGGTTTTAGGATTGGTTCTTGCGGTAAAAATTACAGATGGTGTTCCCCTCTTGTCAATACCTGTTCATAAAATTGCATTAATATATGTTATTTTATTGGTATATGTAGGTATTTTGTGCTTTGTTGTTAGGCGGAATTGGTTGGCTTTAATTGCTGGTTTTTGTGTTTTTGAAAATGGAATATTTGTTCTAACTATGGTATTGGATAAAGGGTTACCATTTGGCTTGGAATTTGGATCATTTTTGGATGCTATATTGGTAATTGTTTCGGGAGGAATATTGCAACTTTCGCCTCATATGCATGTAAAGGAAAGAAAGTTATGA
- a CDS encoding proton-conducting transporter membrane subunit — protein MMEIVFYLSGIITFVVIFLISIFAPTKGQTRIWLWSLLKICFFTVLFYSWFTENIVLKWILIEASTLFGALLISSSGTERSFHVGWKFLLINSYALGLAFLGIVILLFASTPLQNLDFSSLKLGLEGQSGLLIETGILLTIYGYSGKLGLVPNHFWVGDTYAESPSQISSLIASFVPVSVVLAIRPLIKLENELNLHLINASNGLLFIGILTILYSTLMLVSRDDIRRISAKVALFHTGMLTLFLWLDISDDVYYYLLATTVLVKLLVFLSMGILRMDAGKRNISQILNGTMLSHKALYVYLLALLIAFVFPLSPVFVLDLKIIEIAIMKKQFYLFIFPILGSVFFFVSLNKVLPMVKLENRDFDSEVYGTLQLRFYFFWFSLLFTISVGAYGMYYLMAKYI, from the coding sequence ATGATGGAAATCGTATTCTATTTGTCCGGTATTATTACTTTTGTAGTTATATTTTTGATTTCTATTTTTGCTCCAACCAAAGGACAAACAAGAATTTGGTTGTGGAGTTTACTTAAAATATGTTTTTTTACTGTATTGTTTTATTCTTGGTTTACAGAAAACATTGTATTAAAATGGATTTTGATTGAAGCTTCCACTTTATTTGGAGCGTTATTAATTTCTTCAAGTGGAACAGAACGATCCTTCCATGTTGGATGGAAATTTTTATTGATTAATTCCTATGCTCTTGGTTTGGCTTTTTTAGGAATTGTGATACTACTTTTTGCATCCACTCCCTTACAAAACTTAGATTTTTCTTCCCTTAAACTTGGGTTAGAAGGCCAATCTGGTCTTCTGATTGAAACAGGTATCCTTTTAACGATATATGGGTATAGCGGAAAGTTGGGTTTGGTGCCAAATCATTTTTGGGTCGGTGATACATATGCAGAAAGTCCTAGTCAAATTTCTTCTTTGATCGCTTCGTTTGTCCCTGTTAGTGTAGTTCTTGCCATTCGACCGTTGATTAAATTGGAAAATGAATTAAATCTACACTTGATCAATGCTTCTAATGGTTTATTATTCATCGGAATACTAACGATTTTATATTCAACTTTAATGTTAGTCTCTCGAGATGACATTCGACGTATTTCTGCTAAGGTTGCACTTTTCCATACAGGAATGTTAACTCTTTTTTTATGGTTGGATATTTCTGATGATGTTTATTACTATTTACTCGCTACAACAGTTCTAGTTAAACTTCTTGTTTTTTTGTCTATGGGAATATTAAGAATGGATGCGGGGAAACGAAATATTTCTCAGATTCTGAATGGAACCATGTTGAGCCATAAAGCATTATATGTTTATTTATTGGCATTGCTGATTGCATTTGTATTCCCTCTTTCTCCTGTTTTTGTTTTGGATTTAAAAATCATTGAGATCGCAATTATGAAGAAACAATTTTACTTATTTATATTCCCAATTTTGGGATCCGTTTTCTTTTTTGTTTCTCTGAATAAAGTGTTACCTATGGTAAAGCTAGAGAATCGTGATTTTGATTCTGAAGTATATGGAACATTACAATTAAGGTTTTATTTTTTTTGGTTTAGTTTACTTTTCACCATCTCGGTTGGTGCATATGGCATGTATTATTTGATGGCGAAATACATATGA
- a CDS encoding hydrogenase-4 subunit E gives MKKITGITHFNGSYFQFIHENQSVVMEEERSKKSTIDFLLDDQYPIWLVRHSFGQDMGYEDYSALKEEDYLSDQRGKILSLHQKSGVIRDLAYHGLSVPFSIDHYSHAVGPIHAGIIEPGHFRFVVEGEVIRHLTIRLGYQKRGIQDVLVGKSMEQVMPYSEMISGDTSIGYALAFSKLYEDFYKISVPKDIRLFRSLLIELERIAVHIGDLGGISEDIGYYPLYGVCVTDRGAALGLMETWTGHRFGKSVIRPGKLFLNQRIDAKQAKDAFYQLKKVYHSRIRPQIRRALSISTLKERMQGCGFISESDVQKHGFVGMVSRMAGVIEDLRINHPDYPDWKPLPIKEEHHHYNGDVWARMYLRYAEIEQSLRWMEEKVEEVDWDLIWKSQENRTSKELIEKNLQPGIYYSALEAWRGPLLVALNIDEKGFVINSYIRDPSVLNWHALELAVRGEQVSDFPLNNKSFNLSYVGFDL, from the coding sequence ATGAAGAAAATTACAGGCATCACTCATTTTAACGGATCGTATTTTCAATTCATTCATGAGAATCAGAGTGTCGTTATGGAAGAGGAACGATCCAAAAAAAGTACAATTGATTTTTTATTGGATGATCAATATCCGATTTGGTTGGTAAGGCATTCTTTTGGTCAAGATATGGGGTATGAAGATTATTCTGCTTTAAAGGAAGAGGATTATTTGTCCGACCAAAGAGGAAAAATTTTATCCTTACACCAAAAATCTGGAGTGATACGTGATTTAGCTTATCATGGATTGTCTGTTCCTTTCTCAATTGATCATTATTCACATGCTGTTGGTCCCATCCACGCAGGCATCATAGAACCAGGTCATTTTCGATTTGTTGTAGAGGGAGAAGTGATTCGGCATCTAACCATTCGTCTTGGTTACCAAAAACGAGGTATACAAGATGTTTTAGTTGGTAAGTCGATGGAACAGGTTATGCCATATTCAGAAATGATATCTGGTGATACAAGTATTGGATATGCTTTAGCTTTTTCAAAGTTATATGAAGATTTTTATAAAATCTCAGTACCAAAAGATATTCGTTTATTTCGATCTTTACTTATTGAGTTGGAAAGAATTGCCGTCCACATAGGTGACTTAGGTGGAATTTCGGAAGATATCGGCTATTATCCGTTATATGGAGTTTGTGTTACCGATAGAGGCGCTGCACTTGGACTTATGGAGACTTGGACAGGGCACCGTTTTGGGAAATCAGTAATTCGTCCTGGCAAACTCTTTTTGAATCAGCGAATTGACGCCAAACAAGCTAAAGATGCTTTTTACCAGTTAAAAAAGGTATATCACTCTAGAATTCGGCCTCAGATTCGAAGAGCTCTCTCCATCTCGACTCTTAAGGAAAGAATGCAAGGTTGTGGCTTTATTTCGGAATCCGATGTTCAAAAACACGGTTTTGTTGGAATGGTTTCTAGAATGGCTGGAGTTATTGAAGATTTACGAATCAATCACCCAGATTACCCGGATTGGAAACCACTTCCAATAAAGGAAGAACACCATCATTACAATGGTGATGTTTGGGCTCGGATGTACCTTCGATATGCAGAGATTGAACAGTCGCTACGTTGGATGGAGGAAAAAGTAGAAGAAGTAGATTGGGATTTGATTTGGAAATCACAAGAGAATAGAACATCAAAGGAACTAATAGAAAAAAATTTACAACCCGGAATTTATTATTCCGCATTGGAAGCATGGAGGGGACCTTTGTTAGTTGCACTAAATATCGATGAAAAAGGTTTCGTAATTAATTCTTATATTCGCGATCCTTCTGTATTAAATTGGCATGCACTTGAGTTAGCAGTCCGAGGAGAACAAGTAAGCGATTTTCCATTGAACAATAAATCATTTAATCTCAGTTATGTTGGATTTGACTTATGA
- a CDS encoding 4Fe-4S dicluster domain-containing protein has protein sequence MSFLFELKNFFSKKNVLNFEKTSYVHPNQRGIPVPSKVMENGCGSCKDCETHCPTKVILRKGGDQLEMDYGKCLQCGLCVEICTDGKLRNSGFIYTFVLHREEFYTTYKNGKLDLPNQTKFTLTENQKRFRALTQNRGFLYREVAAGGNNTVESELNASYNSVFDSEREGIRLVASPKHADAIVFSGPVSENMEAPLQTAWDVISEPKALVACGTEAVSGGLFPQGKLPKEPDLYISGDPPRPDVILQAFRLLLGRFSFNFQEALHKFLESEK, from the coding sequence ATGAGTTTTTTATTTGAATTAAAGAATTTTTTCTCTAAAAAAAATGTTCTCAATTTCGAGAAAACTTCCTATGTACATCCGAACCAAAGAGGAATACCAGTTCCTTCGAAGGTTATGGAGAACGGATGTGGAAGTTGTAAGGATTGTGAAACCCATTGTCCAACAAAGGTGATCCTTAGGAAAGGTGGAGACCAACTTGAAATGGATTATGGAAAATGCCTTCAATGTGGACTTTGTGTAGAAATTTGCACGGATGGTAAACTTCGTAATTCAGGATTTATTTACACTTTCGTTTTACACCGAGAGGAATTTTACACGACCTACAAAAATGGAAAATTGGACTTACCCAACCAAACTAAGTTTACACTCACGGAAAACCAAAAACGATTTCGCGCCTTAACACAAAACCGTGGGTTTTTATACAGAGAAGTTGCAGCAGGCGGAAACAATACAGTCGAATCGGAACTAAATGCCTCCTACAATTCCGTGTTTGATTCCGAACGAGAAGGGATACGCCTTGTTGCCAGTCCCAAACATGCTGACGCCATTGTGTTTTCTGGACCTGTCTCCGAAAATATGGAGGCTCCCTTACAAACTGCTTGGGATGTCATCAGTGAACCAAAAGCGTTGGTTGCTTGTGGGACTGAAGCTGTCAGTGGTGGACTTTTCCCTCAAGGAAAGTTACCAAAAGAACCAGACTTATATATTTCAGGAGATCCCCCAAGACCAGATGTCATTTTACAAGCCTTTCGTTTGTTATTAGGAAGATTTTCCTTCAATTTCCAAGAGGCGCTTCACAAATTTTTAGAGAGTGAAAAATAA
- a CDS encoding adenylate/guanylate cyclase domain-containing response regulator — protein MELEKEEIVRVLVLEPQKKSYDTISQLLVEWFGEYIELTWRSIFENGAEEIKKVQYDLLITEIQFPELEESSESILEKIMDMAGPSELPVVVFTKAEGKQLPILAFQLGINEYFSKRRLKKNILEHRFRNLFREIYRKKVVSIQMDDSLKRFQDLYGMNQSEIQDLNTMVKKFKKELEKEYEEKLSLEFEKKKMQNVFGMYVDPIIVESLMNNTLSLDQKGKEQEVSVLFSDIRGYTSLSEKMKPEHVISFLNEYFTAMTEVILGYGGMIDKYIGDSIMCLFGAPVFQEDHRQNALDCALEMLQVFELWQPKWNQIYGFTPQIGIGVASGNVIVGNVGSFQKLSYTAVGDTVNMASRLESMAKPMHVYVSEGLYNHLPEEYSKKYRYEELEPVKIKGKEGLHRILSVKPN, from the coding sequence GTGGAATTAGAAAAAGAAGAAATAGTCAGAGTGTTGGTTTTAGAACCACAGAAAAAATCATACGATACCATTTCCCAATTACTCGTGGAGTGGTTTGGTGAATACATTGAATTGACTTGGCGTTCTATTTTTGAGAATGGAGCTGAGGAAATTAAAAAAGTCCAGTATGACCTTCTCATCACTGAAATTCAATTCCCAGAATTAGAGGAATCTTCTGAATCAATCCTAGAGAAAATAATGGATATGGCCGGTCCTTCCGAACTTCCAGTGGTTGTGTTTACCAAGGCCGAAGGAAAACAACTCCCGATCCTTGCGTTTCAATTAGGTATCAATGAATACTTCAGCAAACGTCGGTTAAAGAAAAATATTTTAGAACATCGATTCCGTAATTTGTTCCGGGAAATTTACCGTAAAAAAGTAGTCTCCATCCAGATGGATGATAGTTTGAAACGTTTCCAAGATCTGTATGGAATGAACCAATCAGAAATTCAAGATTTGAATACGATGGTTAAAAAGTTTAAAAAGGAACTTGAGAAAGAGTATGAAGAAAAGTTAAGCTTAGAGTTTGAAAAAAAGAAAATGCAAAACGTATTTGGGATGTATGTTGATCCTATCATCGTTGAAAGTTTAATGAATAATACTTTATCATTAGATCAAAAAGGGAAAGAACAAGAAGTTTCTGTATTGTTTTCTGATATACGTGGTTATACATCCTTATCTGAAAAAATGAAACCTGAACATGTAATTTCCTTTTTGAATGAATATTTCACTGCTATGACAGAAGTGATTTTAGGTTATGGTGGTATGATCGATAAATATATTGGCGATTCCATCATGTGTTTGTTTGGAGCACCAGTTTTTCAAGAAGACCATAGACAAAATGCTCTCGATTGTGCATTAGAAATGTTGCAAGTATTTGAATTATGGCAACCCAAATGGAATCAGATTTATGGATTCACTCCGCAAATTGGAATTGGTGTGGCATCTGGGAATGTGATTGTAGGAAACGTCGGTTCGTTCCAAAAACTTTCTTACACAGCAGTAGGGGATACCGTCAACATGGCAAGCCGATTAGAATCAATGGCTAAGCCTATGCATGTTTATGTTTCAGAAGGATTATATAACCATCTACCGGAAGAATATTCTAAAAAATACCGATATGAAGAATTGGAACCAGTCAAAATCAAAGGAAAAGAAGGTTTACACAGAATACTAAGTGTAAAACCAAATTAA
- a CDS encoding HDOD domain-containing protein — protein MATLEEYLSQIKDLTIVPPVLLSVLSLEDDNELSFGELEKKVQSDQVLVARLLKLANSPFFSRGNPVANMKQVITRLGFKTVRSMVAMSMTDSLFSQGNYKKFRDEVWDHSVAKGIFAQILCEEKKFKKEAELAITCGLMQDLGRIVLNTIDRKKYVEVLTEFQTTDVSLITLEKKAYGVDSYEMGSAAAKLWKMPSIIISSIEDLSKPIAEQTSLGQIIGFAGVIAKLTGHGKQEPDTIQKFEEYRNVLGLEIEDMKVYVTTKDEKLKTNELYQFCSTL, from the coding sequence ATGGCAACACTGGAAGAATATTTATCCCAAATCAAAGATCTGACGATTGTTCCGCCGGTCTTACTTTCCGTACTTTCCCTAGAAGATGATAACGAACTATCTTTTGGTGAATTAGAGAAAAAAGTCCAATCCGACCAAGTCCTAGTCGCAAGGCTTTTAAAATTAGCCAATTCTCCTTTTTTCTCCCGTGGAAATCCTGTTGCCAATATGAAACAAGTCATCACTCGTCTCGGTTTTAAAACCGTTCGCAGTATGGTGGCAATGTCAATGACCGATTCACTTTTTAGCCAAGGGAATTATAAAAAATTCCGTGATGAAGTTTGGGATCATTCCGTTGCGAAAGGAATTTTTGCCCAAATCCTATGCGAAGAAAAAAAATTCAAAAAAGAAGCCGAACTTGCCATCACTTGTGGACTCATGCAAGATTTAGGTCGTATTGTTTTGAATACCATTGATCGCAAAAAATATGTAGAAGTTTTAACAGAATTCCAAACAACAGATGTTAGCCTCATCACATTGGAAAAAAAGGCATATGGTGTAGATTCCTATGAAATGGGAAGTGCAGCAGCAAAACTTTGGAAAATGCCTTCGATCATCATCTCTTCCATTGAGGATTTATCAAAACCAATCGCAGAACAAACTTCACTTGGACAAATCATTGGTTTTGCTGGTGTGATTGCCAAACTGACTGGCCATGGAAAACAAGAACCAGATACGATTCAAAAATTTGAAGAGTACCGAAATGTATTAGGTTTAGAAATTGAAGATATGAAAGTGTATGTAACGACAAAGGATGAAAAACTGAAAACAAACGAATTGTATCAGTTTTGTAGCACCTTATAG
- a CDS encoding SpoIID/LytB domain-containing protein, producing MKQRTAILFFCIVILGQIGCSSVMVTNWAPDESNFKSRPVRVLLGYASDEEIFKSSGEIIVKDANDLTIKKAYDFLSLNPTAIKAPISIQSNSEWVDYKGVSYRGSILIKPIDGKVLIINIVPVELYLLSVVPSEVSASWPKEALKAQAICARTYVVKEMLNRKKQEYDVDTSTNTQVYKGKNKEHKNTTEAVFETEGLILIHKGQPIQSFFHSNAGGYTEDPANVWGNSVEYLKPVPSEYDKDGDQYSWEEKWKTDYVNNSLRDLGVGDIQDIIVANRFPTSRVNELEIIGTSGTKRIKATEFRKKIGATKLKSTRFGIRKEESGDFFVKGLGSGHGVGMSQWGSFAMAKSQFNHKEILQHYFKGIEFARIVAR from the coding sequence ATGAAACAACGGACAGCGATTTTATTTTTTTGCATCGTCATTTTAGGACAAATCGGATGTTCAAGTGTAATGGTAACAAACTGGGCACCTGACGAATCCAATTTTAAATCGAGACCAGTAAGAGTACTTCTAGGTTACGCAAGTGACGAAGAAATTTTTAAGTCTTCAGGTGAAATCATTGTTAAAGATGCAAACGATCTTACGATTAAAAAAGCATATGATTTTTTATCCTTAAATCCTACAGCAATCAAAGCTCCCATATCAATACAAAGTAATTCTGAATGGGTGGATTACAAAGGTGTGAGTTACCGTGGTAGTATTTTAATCAAACCCATTGATGGAAAAGTCCTCATTATCAATATTGTTCCAGTTGAATTATACTTACTATCGGTTGTACCTTCCGAAGTAAGTGCTTCTTGGCCAAAAGAAGCCTTAAAAGCACAAGCCATCTGTGCGAGAACCTATGTTGTGAAAGAAATGTTAAATCGAAAAAAACAAGAGTATGATGTGGACACATCAACAAATACTCAAGTTTATAAAGGCAAAAATAAAGAACATAAAAATACAACCGAAGCAGTATTTGAAACGGAAGGTTTAATCCTCATTCACAAAGGCCAACCAATCCAAAGTTTTTTCCATTCGAATGCTGGCGGTTACACGGAAGATCCAGCAAATGTTTGGGGAAATTCTGTTGAATACTTAAAACCAGTTCCTTCTGAATACGATAAGGATGGGGATCAATATTCTTGGGAAGAAAAATGGAAAACCGATTATGTAAATAACAGCTTACGTGACTTAGGTGTTGGTGATATCCAAGATATAATCGTTGCCAATCGATTTCCAACTTCTCGTGTGAATGAATTAGAAATTATAGGAACATCTGGAACCAAAAGAATCAAAGCTACAGAATTCCGAAAAAAAATCGGCGCCACAAAACTAAAATCCACTCGGTTTGGAATTCGAAAAGAAGAGTCTGGAGATTTTTTTGTGAAAGGTTTAGGTTCTGGTCATGGTGTGGGAATGTCACAATGGGGAAGTTTTGCAATGGCAAAAAGTCAATTCAACCACAAAGAAATTTTACAACACTATTTCAAAGGAATTGAATTCGCAAGAATCGTTGCCAGATAA